The DNA window GGGCATGCGGCGGCGCCGCGGTCGTCCTGCGACATCGCCGGAACGGCGACGGGCGTTCCGCCATCAGGACTCGAACCTGAAACTTCAGAACCAAAATCTGAGGTGTTGCCGATTACACCATGGCGGAGCGCGCCCTCCGGTCCGCCGCCCGGCCGATCCGTCCGGGCGCCGACGGGCAGGTGGCGCCTCGGGCGCGGCCCGATCCTACCGTTCGACGGCAGGTCAGCGGACGCCGACGCCGGTCGGGGCCGCCCGTTCCCGGCGGGCGCCGCGCCGGGCGTGTGGGAGACTCCCGCCATGGTGGAGAAGGCAGCCTCTCGCGCGCGGACCACGCGCATGTCCGGCACGGAGCGCCGTGAGCAGCTGGTCGCGGTGGGGCGGAGCGTGTTCGCCGAGAAGGGCTTCGACATGGCCTCCGTCGAGGAGATCGCGGCCCGCGCGAAGGTCTCCAAGCCGATCGTCTACGAGCACTTCGGGGGCAAGGAAGGGCTGTACGCGGTGGTCGTCGACCGCGAGGTCTCCACCCTGCTGGGCGACCTCGAGACCTCTCTCCAGGATCAGCGCTCGCATCCTCGGGTGCTCATGGAGCGCGCCGCACTCGCCTTCCTCTCCTACATCGACGAGAACGAGGACGGCTTCCGGATCCTGGTGCGGGACTCCCCCGTCAGCCACGCCGTCGGCACCTTCTCCTCCCTCCTCACCGACGTGGCCCAGCGGGTCGAGGAGATCCTCGCCACTCAGCTGCGGCTGCACCGCTACCCCGCACGGGACGCCGCGCTGTACGCCCAGATGCTGGTGGGGATGGTGGCCTACACCGGTCAGTGGTGGCTGGAGACGCGCAGGCCCTCCAAGGAGATCGTCGCCGCCCGCATGGTGAACCTCTCCTGGTACGGGCTGAGCGCTCTGCAGAAGAAGCCCGAGCTGCGGGCGGGCACCTAGACTCGCCCCATGTCCACCACACCGAACGACGCCGCCGCCCCGCGCCTCGACGAGGTCGACCGCATCGTCGAGGGCTGGAGCACGGCGCGCCCGGACCTGGACGTCGCTCCGCTCGCGGTGTTCTCCCGCATCTCCCGGCTCTCGCGGTATCTCGAGGTGGCCCGTCGTGCCGCCTTCACCGATGCCGGTCTCGAGGGATGGGAGTTCGACATGCTCTCCGCCCTGCGCCGCAGCGGGGAGGACGCCCTCTCCCCCGGTGCTCTGATGCACGAGACGCTCGTGACCAGCGGGACCATGACCACGCGCATCGACAAGCTGGTCGCCCGCAGCCTGGTGAGCAAGAACCGCAGCCCGCGCGACGGCCGCGGGGTCGAGGTGCGGCTGCGGCCCGACGGCGTCGCCCGGGTCGACGCCGCGATGGAGAAGCTGCTCGAGGCGGAGCAGGGGCTGCTCGAGCCGCTGGCGCCCGACGGACGCTCCGCGCTCGCCGACACCCTGCGCTCGCTGCTGCTGACCTTCGAGGCGGACGACCCTCCCCAGCGGTGAGCCGCGGCGTCGAGCGACGCCGCACCCCGCTCCCTCCGCCTGCACCCCGCACATCCGCACGACGCACCGCACTGCTCAGCACCCGCACGGCTCAGCACTCGCTCTGCACCGCACCCCCTGAGGATTTCTCCGCATGGCTCATCTGCTCGGCACCCAGTCCCTGCACGTCGCACTGCCCGACCGCGTGCTGCTCGACGACATCACCGTCGGCATCGACGAGGGCGATCGCATCGGCGTGGTCGGACGCAACGGCGACGGCAAGTCGACGCTGCTGCGCCTGCTCGCCCGCACCCGCACCCCCGACGAGGGCCGGGTCACCGTGCGCGGCGGAGTCCGGGTGGGCGTGCTGAGCCAGCAGGACGAGGCCACCGCCGACACCACCGTGCGGCATCGCGTGGTGGGTGATCGGCCGGAGTACGAGTGGGCCTCGGACCCTCGCATCCGGGACGTGCTCTCCGGCCTGCTCGACGAGATCGACCTCGAGTCGCCGCTCACCTCGCTGTCCGGCGGGCAGCTGCGCCGTGTGCATCTGGCGGAGCTGCTGGTGGGCGACTGGGACGTGCTGCTGCTGGACGAGCCCACCAACCACCTCGACGTCGAGGGGATCGCCTGGCTCGCGGAGCATCTGCGCCGCCGCTGGAGCCCGAAGGACGGCGGCCTCGTGGTGATCACGCACGACCGCTGGTTCCTCGACGCGGTGTGCACCCGGATGTGGGAGGTGCACGACGGGCTCGTCGAGCC is part of the Brachybacterium ginsengisoli genome and encodes:
- a CDS encoding TetR/AcrR family transcriptional regulator, producing the protein MVEKAASRARTTRMSGTERREQLVAVGRSVFAEKGFDMASVEEIAARAKVSKPIVYEHFGGKEGLYAVVVDREVSTLLGDLETSLQDQRSHPRVLMERAALAFLSYIDENEDGFRILVRDSPVSHAVGTFSSLLTDVAQRVEEILATQLRLHRYPARDAALYAQMLVGMVAYTGQWWLETRRPSKEIVAARMVNLSWYGLSALQKKPELRAGT
- a CDS encoding MarR family winged helix-turn-helix transcriptional regulator — its product is MSTTPNDAAAPRLDEVDRIVEGWSTARPDLDVAPLAVFSRISRLSRYLEVARRAAFTDAGLEGWEFDMLSALRRSGEDALSPGALMHETLVTSGTMTTRIDKLVARSLVSKNRSPRDGRGVEVRLRPDGVARVDAAMEKLLEAEQGLLEPLAPDGRSALADTLRSLLLTFEADDPPQR